The following are encoded together in the Bactrocera neohumeralis isolate Rockhampton chromosome 6, APGP_CSIRO_Bneo_wtdbg2-racon-allhic-juicebox.fasta_v2, whole genome shotgun sequence genome:
- the LOC126762293 gene encoding uncharacterized protein LOC126762293 isoform X1 produces the protein MSNLDIYDDTENLISSDEYSEEDDDELMNVAISSQQKIKRESSNRIYDMPPSIRSLRKEQRLPFKRKLCSKYKARALKWLSGKAKREKTKEYLLCLKRKNITSIESLTREREYNPTNNNKEVKLTNNVSETIDLDESDVEDISPHKNKEESEKELEEEIREIPKEDVVTKPQFFEKPEKEFVDKQNDSDEVQSPLLEKPTIQELPAHTQQHTTKKRSRSPSPMRKSNCNENKKHQPERPTSTQLYRQINELFPKYDGVLGNHVKHNGTTLDAIDENMTRLMLDIQTLNEILEAKETEWNRLQNLKKVKEEILARLERKKHILGIKEGKYEEHKYNLQALKELETYLSKSHPSTSVNVGISTTHQLIENRASMKTEELQRERNNTNRLQNILISNNILQRAETPTYDIENTKNYVSAIHQTAFNEDSPELQKYQYLEQKMKSKIGRQGPFVDVKSMVADFRQQNPVVFPRVGKRIKTIDGNYSVRALSTPPNCIDANNMYIESSYNCNGSNYTPTLEKLLSTSSRNNSSLHSKPNAPATQGFKFNSESQKSYYRLQSDSGCNEISITPVNCINRYQQRIQNSKSGLLRTALDVNSQHNAYYDVSDYVKSSHKAMRNMHNSDLQLCQECKMHEARFVCAGCGNQWYCSRECQISLEVCCLLCVYSIRGYCLG, from the exons ATGTCGAATCTGGATATATACGACGACACGGAGAACCTTATAAGCAGTGATGAATATAGCGAAGAGGATGATGATGAACTTATGAATGTCGCCATAAGTTCGCAGCAAAAAATCAAGCGAGAAAGTTCTAATCGGATATATGATATGCCACCTTCCATACGATCCTTAAGAAAAGAGCAGAGACTGCCGTTTAAAAGAAAACTGTGTAGCAAATACAAAGCTAGAGCCTTGAAATG gCTAAGTGGAAAAGCGAAACGGGAAAAGACTAAGGAGTATTTACTAtgtttaaaaaggaaaaacatcACCAGCATTGAATCTCTTACGCGTGAAAGAGAATATAACCCGACTAATAATAATAAGGAAGTTAAATTGACAAATAACGTATCAGAAACTATTGATTTAGATGAATCGGATGTAGAGGATATTTCTCCACACAAAAATAAAGAGGAAAGTGAAAAAGAGCTCGAAGAGGAAATCAGAGAAATACCAAAAGAAGATGTAGTTACAAAACCGCAGTTTTTTGAAAAGCCGGAAAAGGAGTTTGTAGATAAACAAAACGATTCAGATGAAGTACAAAGTCCTCTACTGGAAAAACCAACAATACAG gaATTGCCAGCGCATACGCAGCAACATACTACCAAAAAAAGATCACGCTCCCCTTCGCCAATGAGAAAAAGTAattgcaatgaaaataaaaaacatcaaCCAGAGCGACCAACATCCACACAATTGTATAGACAAATCAATGAGCTGTTTCCCAAATACGATGGGGTACTTGGAAACCATGTGAAACACAATGGTACTACATTGGATGCCATCGATGAGAATATGACACGTTTAATGTTAGACATACAAACTTTGAATGAAATACTTGAAGCAAAAGAGACAGAGTGGAATCGGTTACAGAATTTGAAAAAGGTTAAAGAAGAAATACTTGCTCGATTAGAACGAAAGAAGCATATACTGGGAATAAAAGAGGGGAAATATGAAGAacacaaatataatttacaagCCTTGAAAGAGCTGGAAACGTATTTATCCAAGTCGCACCCGTCGACGTCAGTCAATGTTGGTATCTCAACTACACATCAGCTCATCGAAAATCGTGCAAGCATGAAAACAGAAGAGTTGCAAAGGGAGCGCAACAATACAAATCGCTTACAAAA cattttaatttcgaacAACATTCTACAGCGTGCGGAAACGCCAACCTATGATATTGAGAACACGAAAAATTATGTATCGGCGATACATCAAACCGCTTTTAATGAGGATAGTCCGGAGCTTCAAAAGTATCAGTATTTAGAAcagaaaatgaaatcgaaaatcGGACGACAGGGCCCTTTTGTCGACGTAAAGAGTATGGTTGCTGACTTCCGGCAACAAAATCCCGTTGTATTTCCTCGCGTTGGTAAACGTATTAAAACCATCGATGGTAATTACAGCGTTAGAGCTTTAAGTACGCCGCCAAat TGTATTGACGCCaacaatatgtatatagagtCGTCATATAACTGCAATGGCTCCAATTATACACCGACGTTAGAAAAATTGCTGAGTACATCGTCACGCAATAACAGCTCTTTACACAGCAAACCGAATGCTCCAGCAACCCaaggttttaaatttaattcagaaAGCCAAAAAAGTTACTATCGTCTGCAGAGTGATAGTGGTTGTAATGAAATTTCTATAACGCCGGTGAATTGCATTAACCGCTACCAACAAAGAATACAAAATTCCAAATCGGGACTACTAAGAACGGCACTAGATGTG AATTCGCAGCATAACGCTTACTATGATGTGTCGGATTATGTAAAATCATCACACAAAGCTATGCGCAATATGCACAACAGTGATTTACAATTGTGTCAAGAGTGTAAAATGCATGAGGCGCGCTTTGTTTGTGCTGGTTGTGGCAATCAATGGTATTGTAGCAGAGAGTGTCAG atatcACTTGAAGTCTGCTGCCTCCtttgcgtttacagcatcagag GTTACTGCTTGGGATAA
- the LOC126762809 gene encoding uncharacterized protein LOC126762809: MSSRQMDALAESTPLALLPRDGTTKKVNFKKHFKVTLGSKKEWNDSTLERLLEDSTIQWYTDGSKTPEGIGAGIAGPRTKLSIPMGCFPSIFQAEVLAISQCAEINLSRNYRNQRIAILSDSQAALKAISSYETKSLLVEECIGRLNRLSLCNRVHLIWVPGHKGVEGNEKADELARTAAASKMWGPEPSVAVGPHTLKELLRTEEREDRERHWRQAAGMRHAKLLLGGYNLSRFKELINLPVRNSESSSQFTQGTASSGSTCPTWA; the protein is encoded by the coding sequence ATGTCCTCCAGGCAGATGGACGCTCTAGCGGAGAGCACACCGCTGGCCCTCCTCCCAAGAGACGGCACAACAAAGAAAGTAAACttcaaaaagcatttcaaagTAACTCTAGGCAGTAAGAAGGAGTGGAACGATTCCACGCTGGAAAGACTGCTGGAAGACAGTACCATTCAGTGGTACACAGATggctcgaaaacaccggaaggcATTGGGGCAGGTATTGCAGGTCCGCGAACCAAGCTATCCATACCTATGGGCTGCTTCCCAAGCATTTTCCAGGCTGAAGTTCTTGCCATCAGTCAATGCGCTGAAATCAACCTcagccgcaactatcgcaaccagcgcaTAGCtattctcagcgatagtcaagcggcactaaaagcgatctcatcGTACGAGaccaaatcgcttttagtagaAGAATGCATAGGAAGGCTAAACCGCCTGTCCCTGTGCAACcgggtgcacctaatttgggtaCCAGGGCATAAGGGAGTAGAAGGAAACGAGAAGGCAGACGAGCTGGCCCGCACGGCGGCAGCGTCCAAGATGTGGGGACCAGAGCCGTCCGTAGCAGTAGGACCCCACACtcttaaggagctgctccgcacggaggagagagAGGATAGGGAGCGGCACTGGCGGCAGGCGGCAGGTATGCGCCACGCCAAGCTGCTCCTAGGAGGATATAACCTCTCCAGGTTTAAGGAATTAATTAACCTCCCCGTGAGAAATTCCGAATCCTCGTCGCAGTTTACACAGGGCACTGCAAGCTCAGGAAGCacctgtccaacatgggcatga
- the LOC126762293 gene encoding uncharacterized protein LOC126762293 isoform X3: MSNLDIYDDTENLISSDEYSEEDDDELMNVAISSQQKIKRESSNRIYDMPPSIRSLRKEQRLPFKRKLCSKYKARALKWLSGKAKREKTKEYLLCLKRKNITSIESLTREREYNPTNNNKEVKLTNNVSETIDLDESDVEDISPHKNKEESEKELEEEIREIPKEDVVTKPQFFEKPEKEFVDKQNDSDEVQSPLLEKPTIQELPAHTQQHTTKKRSRSPSPMRKSNCNENKKHQPERPTSTQLYRQINELFPKYDGVLGNHVKHNGTTLDAIDENMTRLMLDIQTLNEILEAKETEWNRLQNLKKVKEEILARLERKKHILGIKEGKYEEHKYNLQALKELETYLSKSHPSTSVNVGISTTHQLIENRASMKTEELQRERNNTNRLQNILISNNILQRAETPTYDIENTKNYVSAIHQTAFNEDSPELQKYQYLEQKMKSKIGRQGPFVDVKSMVADFRQQNPVVFPRVGKRIKTIDGNYSVRALSTPPNCIDANNMYIESSYNCNGSNYTPTLEKLLSTSSRNNSSLHSKPNAPATQGFKFNSESQKSYYRLQSDSGCNEISITPVNCINRYQQRIQNSKSGLLRTALDVNSQHNAYYDVSDYVKSSHKAMRNMHNSDLQLCQECKMHEARFVCAGCGNQWYCSRECQVTAWDKHSDVCSE, translated from the exons ATGTCGAATCTGGATATATACGACGACACGGAGAACCTTATAAGCAGTGATGAATATAGCGAAGAGGATGATGATGAACTTATGAATGTCGCCATAAGTTCGCAGCAAAAAATCAAGCGAGAAAGTTCTAATCGGATATATGATATGCCACCTTCCATACGATCCTTAAGAAAAGAGCAGAGACTGCCGTTTAAAAGAAAACTGTGTAGCAAATACAAAGCTAGAGCCTTGAAATG gCTAAGTGGAAAAGCGAAACGGGAAAAGACTAAGGAGTATTTACTAtgtttaaaaaggaaaaacatcACCAGCATTGAATCTCTTACGCGTGAAAGAGAATATAACCCGACTAATAATAATAAGGAAGTTAAATTGACAAATAACGTATCAGAAACTATTGATTTAGATGAATCGGATGTAGAGGATATTTCTCCACACAAAAATAAAGAGGAAAGTGAAAAAGAGCTCGAAGAGGAAATCAGAGAAATACCAAAAGAAGATGTAGTTACAAAACCGCAGTTTTTTGAAAAGCCGGAAAAGGAGTTTGTAGATAAACAAAACGATTCAGATGAAGTACAAAGTCCTCTACTGGAAAAACCAACAATACAG gaATTGCCAGCGCATACGCAGCAACATACTACCAAAAAAAGATCACGCTCCCCTTCGCCAATGAGAAAAAGTAattgcaatgaaaataaaaaacatcaaCCAGAGCGACCAACATCCACACAATTGTATAGACAAATCAATGAGCTGTTTCCCAAATACGATGGGGTACTTGGAAACCATGTGAAACACAATGGTACTACATTGGATGCCATCGATGAGAATATGACACGTTTAATGTTAGACATACAAACTTTGAATGAAATACTTGAAGCAAAAGAGACAGAGTGGAATCGGTTACAGAATTTGAAAAAGGTTAAAGAAGAAATACTTGCTCGATTAGAACGAAAGAAGCATATACTGGGAATAAAAGAGGGGAAATATGAAGAacacaaatataatttacaagCCTTGAAAGAGCTGGAAACGTATTTATCCAAGTCGCACCCGTCGACGTCAGTCAATGTTGGTATCTCAACTACACATCAGCTCATCGAAAATCGTGCAAGCATGAAAACAGAAGAGTTGCAAAGGGAGCGCAACAATACAAATCGCTTACAAAA cattttaatttcgaacAACATTCTACAGCGTGCGGAAACGCCAACCTATGATATTGAGAACACGAAAAATTATGTATCGGCGATACATCAAACCGCTTTTAATGAGGATAGTCCGGAGCTTCAAAAGTATCAGTATTTAGAAcagaaaatgaaatcgaaaatcGGACGACAGGGCCCTTTTGTCGACGTAAAGAGTATGGTTGCTGACTTCCGGCAACAAAATCCCGTTGTATTTCCTCGCGTTGGTAAACGTATTAAAACCATCGATGGTAATTACAGCGTTAGAGCTTTAAGTACGCCGCCAAat TGTATTGACGCCaacaatatgtatatagagtCGTCATATAACTGCAATGGCTCCAATTATACACCGACGTTAGAAAAATTGCTGAGTACATCGTCACGCAATAACAGCTCTTTACACAGCAAACCGAATGCTCCAGCAACCCaaggttttaaatttaattcagaaAGCCAAAAAAGTTACTATCGTCTGCAGAGTGATAGTGGTTGTAATGAAATTTCTATAACGCCGGTGAATTGCATTAACCGCTACCAACAAAGAATACAAAATTCCAAATCGGGACTACTAAGAACGGCACTAGATGTG AATTCGCAGCATAACGCTTACTATGATGTGTCGGATTATGTAAAATCATCACACAAAGCTATGCGCAATATGCACAACAGTGATTTACAATTGTGTCAAGAGTGTAAAATGCATGAGGCGCGCTTTGTTTGTGCTGGTTGTGGCAATCAATGGTATTGTAGCAGAGAGTGTCAG GTTACTGCTTGGGATAAACATTCGGATGTGTGCAGTGAGTGA
- the LOC126762352 gene encoding uncharacterized protein LOC126762352, giving the protein MAVVPRNYPAEALESEQLTALQNCLVKALSIGNKFTGAFNGIFFKGGMLLVDCQEEKSATWLKEITPRLEGWKGPALCVKRGEEIPRTHSMVAFFPRSAEDSYDFVLSLVRNQNEGLSTSAWKVVASSVVGSGWNLNITMDDESYKFIRLKGFKLNFRFGKIMMRPWRPKAASTSQEAKTGMNVAPAPPVARPAAHEATAAVASGKDSESPSEPISAGQVATAAADADESNGQEGKMSFTQEQEATASVVSGEDSEAPSGLISAGQAATTAADADESNGQEEKMPSTQELLEGLEMQVDEGDEDGDLSLLEPIL; this is encoded by the coding sequence ATGGCAGTGGTGCCCCGCAATTACCCGGCGGAGGCCCTAGAGTCTGAGCAACTTACAGCCCTACAGAACTGCCTGGTAAAGGCCCTATCCATCGGCAATAAGTTCACCGGTGCCTTTAACGGCATATTCTTTAAGGGCGGCATGCTGCTGGTCGACTGCCAGGAAGAGAAGTCGGCCACCTGGCTGAAGGAGATCACGCCAAGGCTCGAGGGTTGGAAGGGCCCGGCCCTGTGTGTAAAGAGAGGGGAGGAAATACCGCGAACACACAGCATGGTAGCGTTCTTTCCGAGAAGTGCAGAGGATAGCTACGACTTCGTGCTTAGTCTGGTGAGGAACCAGAACGAAGGTTTAAGTACCTCGGCGTGGAAAGTCGTAGCAAGCAGTGTTGTGGGTTCCGGGTGGAACCTCAACATCACGATGGACGACGAGTCCTACAAGTTTATAAGGCTGAAGGGATTCAAACTGAATTTCCGCTTCGGCAAGATTATGATGCGGCCATGGAGGCCCAAGGCTGCGTCCACGAGCCAAGAGGCCAAGACGGGGATGAACGTAGCACCAGCTCCTCCCGTAGCCCGCCCAGCGGCGCATGAGGCGACTGCAGCTGTGGCTTCGGGTAAGGACAGCGAATCCCCCAGCGAACCCATCTCGGCTGGGCAGGTTGCGACCGCCGCCGCGGATGCAGATGAGAGCAACGGGCAGGAAGGAAAGATGTCATTCACCCAGGAGCAGGAGGCGACTGCATCTGTGGTTTCAGGGGAGGATAGCGAAGCCCCCAGCGGACTCATCTCGGCTGGGCAGGCTGCGACCACCGCCGCGGATGCAGACGAGAGCAACGGGCAAGAAGAAAAGATGCCATCCACCCAGGAGCTTCTGGAAGGGTTGGAGATGCAGGTCGATGAAGGGGACGAAGACGGGGACCTGTCTCTCTTAGAACCGATTCTGTAG
- the LOC126762293 gene encoding uncharacterized protein LOC126762293 isoform X2, producing the protein MSNLDIYDDTENLISSDEYSEEDDDELMNVAISSQQKIKRESSNRIYDMPPSIRSLRKEQRLPFKRKLCSKYKARALKWLSGKAKREKTKEYLLCLKRKNITSIESLTREREYNPTNNNKEVKLTNNVSETIDLDESDVEDISPHKNKEESEKELEEEIREIPKEDVVTKPQFFEKPEKEFVDKQNDSDEVQSPLLEKPTIQELPAHTQQHTTKKRSRSPSPMRKSNCNENKKHQPERPTSTQLYRQINELFPKYDGVLGNHVKHNGTTLDAIDENMTRLMLDIQTLNEILEAKETEWNRLQNLKKVKEEILARLERKKHILGIKEGKYEEHKYNLQALKELETYLSKSHPSTSVNVGISTTHQLIENRASMKTEELQRERNNTNRLQNILISNNILQRAETPTYDIENTKNYVSAIHQTAFNEDSPELQKYQYLEQKMKSKIGRQGPFVDVKSMVADFRQQNPVVFPRVGKRIKTIDGNYSVRALSTPPNCIDANNMYIESSYNCNGSNYTPTLEKLLSTSSRNNSSLHSKPNAPATQGFKFNSESQKSYYRLQSDSGCNEISITPVNCINRYQQRIQNSKSGLLRTALDVNSQHNAYYDVSDYVKSSHKAMRNMHNSDLQLCQECKMHEARFVCAGCGNQWYCSRECQISLEVCCLLCVYSIRDGRK; encoded by the exons ATGTCGAATCTGGATATATACGACGACACGGAGAACCTTATAAGCAGTGATGAATATAGCGAAGAGGATGATGATGAACTTATGAATGTCGCCATAAGTTCGCAGCAAAAAATCAAGCGAGAAAGTTCTAATCGGATATATGATATGCCACCTTCCATACGATCCTTAAGAAAAGAGCAGAGACTGCCGTTTAAAAGAAAACTGTGTAGCAAATACAAAGCTAGAGCCTTGAAATG gCTAAGTGGAAAAGCGAAACGGGAAAAGACTAAGGAGTATTTACTAtgtttaaaaaggaaaaacatcACCAGCATTGAATCTCTTACGCGTGAAAGAGAATATAACCCGACTAATAATAATAAGGAAGTTAAATTGACAAATAACGTATCAGAAACTATTGATTTAGATGAATCGGATGTAGAGGATATTTCTCCACACAAAAATAAAGAGGAAAGTGAAAAAGAGCTCGAAGAGGAAATCAGAGAAATACCAAAAGAAGATGTAGTTACAAAACCGCAGTTTTTTGAAAAGCCGGAAAAGGAGTTTGTAGATAAACAAAACGATTCAGATGAAGTACAAAGTCCTCTACTGGAAAAACCAACAATACAG gaATTGCCAGCGCATACGCAGCAACATACTACCAAAAAAAGATCACGCTCCCCTTCGCCAATGAGAAAAAGTAattgcaatgaaaataaaaaacatcaaCCAGAGCGACCAACATCCACACAATTGTATAGACAAATCAATGAGCTGTTTCCCAAATACGATGGGGTACTTGGAAACCATGTGAAACACAATGGTACTACATTGGATGCCATCGATGAGAATATGACACGTTTAATGTTAGACATACAAACTTTGAATGAAATACTTGAAGCAAAAGAGACAGAGTGGAATCGGTTACAGAATTTGAAAAAGGTTAAAGAAGAAATACTTGCTCGATTAGAACGAAAGAAGCATATACTGGGAATAAAAGAGGGGAAATATGAAGAacacaaatataatttacaagCCTTGAAAGAGCTGGAAACGTATTTATCCAAGTCGCACCCGTCGACGTCAGTCAATGTTGGTATCTCAACTACACATCAGCTCATCGAAAATCGTGCAAGCATGAAAACAGAAGAGTTGCAAAGGGAGCGCAACAATACAAATCGCTTACAAAA cattttaatttcgaacAACATTCTACAGCGTGCGGAAACGCCAACCTATGATATTGAGAACACGAAAAATTATGTATCGGCGATACATCAAACCGCTTTTAATGAGGATAGTCCGGAGCTTCAAAAGTATCAGTATTTAGAAcagaaaatgaaatcgaaaatcGGACGACAGGGCCCTTTTGTCGACGTAAAGAGTATGGTTGCTGACTTCCGGCAACAAAATCCCGTTGTATTTCCTCGCGTTGGTAAACGTATTAAAACCATCGATGGTAATTACAGCGTTAGAGCTTTAAGTACGCCGCCAAat TGTATTGACGCCaacaatatgtatatagagtCGTCATATAACTGCAATGGCTCCAATTATACACCGACGTTAGAAAAATTGCTGAGTACATCGTCACGCAATAACAGCTCTTTACACAGCAAACCGAATGCTCCAGCAACCCaaggttttaaatttaattcagaaAGCCAAAAAAGTTACTATCGTCTGCAGAGTGATAGTGGTTGTAATGAAATTTCTATAACGCCGGTGAATTGCATTAACCGCTACCAACAAAGAATACAAAATTCCAAATCGGGACTACTAAGAACGGCACTAGATGTG AATTCGCAGCATAACGCTTACTATGATGTGTCGGATTATGTAAAATCATCACACAAAGCTATGCGCAATATGCACAACAGTGATTTACAATTGTGTCAAGAGTGTAAAATGCATGAGGCGCGCTTTGTTTGTGCTGGTTGTGGCAATCAATGGTATTGTAGCAGAGAGTGTCAG atatcACTTGAAGTCTGCTGCCTCCtttgcgtttacagcatcagag atggcagaaaataa